In Melanotaenia boesemani isolate fMelBoe1 chromosome 16, fMelBoe1.pri, whole genome shotgun sequence, the following proteins share a genomic window:
- the cuzd1.2 gene encoding deleted in malignant brain tumors 1 protein isoform X1 codes for MWSLLFLCSVLSTIGVQGQTTMEMETEISSSSGAPCGGTMHGSSGTFYSPNYPSNYPNNAACTWYIRPGRPVVRLEFSSVNIECSHDDIYIYDDSNTGGRLLGTYCGSRETVFSSTGSYLTVRFSSDGTVNYSGFRANYKVVGGSCASNCGYQVGNCSCSDYCRHNGDCCPDHEIYCSETTYPPMTTAQPSCRHNCGRHMGSCSCSSSCQYNGNCCHDYYSYCPFTSVEPTTAQPSCRYNCGSHMGSCSCSSSCQYNGNCCHDYYSHCAATTPSVGSCGGSLFGSGTFSSPNHPSYYFDNAYCVWHLRAAYDQRIFLAFTYLQLENCCSCDYISIYDGPSVNSKYLGKVCNNSLNTFYSSSNYMTVVFRTDGSVVGRGFSAEFMSSLKPTSGRVDCSSNNMNIVIERSYLNSLGYDGHSLFLDDPHCRPQVSTYQVVFSFPLNTCGNIRKFDNGRIVYTNNVRAYPSNNGEITRQSHLKMNVACLMEQDSVSQNIFAIHHGSNSSITGSGRYNTSMAFYTSSSFYDKVTEVPYEVALSQDLYVQVDLQGRDSALVLFLDTCVASPSPFDFHTRAYYLVRDGCRVDNTYWPISSGTESLARFTFKAFQFLRATDTVYIQCKVLICPASDGNSRCRRGCNGRAIRDVSSEHKSQTIVVGPIKLKEPEKKGE; via the exons ATGTGGTCACTCTTGTTTCTTTGCAGTGTGCTCTCCACAATTGGAGTGCAAG GACAGACAACAATggaaatggaaacagaaataTCAAGTTCTTCAG GGGCACCCTGTGGTGGGACCATGCATGGCAGCAGTGGCACTTTTTACAGCCCTAACTATCCAAGCAACTACCCAAACAATGCCGCCTGTACATGGTACATTAGACCTGGCCGTCCAGTTGTTCGACTTGAATTCAGCTCTGTGAA CATTGAGTGCAGTCATGATGACATTTACATCTATGATGACTCTAATACTGGAGGAAGGCTTCTGGGAACATACTGTGGATCAAGGGAGACCGTCTTCTCCTCAACTGGTTCTTACTTAACTGTGCGCTTCAGCAGTGATGGCACAGTGAACTACTCAGGGTTCCGTGCCAACTACAAAGTAGTGG GAGGTTCCTGTGCTTCCAACTGTGGATACCAAGTTGGAAACTGCTCCTGTTCTGATTACTGTAGACACAATGGGGACTGTTGTCCAGACCATGAAA tTTACTGCTCAGAAACCACCTATCCCCCAATGACCACAG CTCAGCCATCATGTCGTCACAACTGTGGTAGACACATGGGAAGCTGCTCCTGCTCAAGCTCCTGTCAGTACAATGGAAACTGTTGTCATGACTACTACT CTTACTGCCCATTTACCTCTGTCGAACCAACAACAG CTCAGCCATCATGTCGTTATAACTGTGGTAGTCACATGGGAAGCTGCTCCTGCTCAAGCTCCTGCCAATACAATGGAAACTGTTGTCATGACTACTACT CACACTGTGCAGCAACAACACCCTCAG TAGGGTCATGTGGAGGTTCTCTGTTTGGCTCTGGCACCTTTTCCAGTCCGAACCATCCCTCGTACTACTTTGACAATGCCTATTGTGTCTGGCACCTCAGAGCTGCATATGACCAAAGAATTTTCCTGGCATTCACATACCTGCA ATTGGAGAACTGCTGCAGCTGCGACTACATTTCAATCTACGACGGGCCCTCTGTTAATTCAAAGTATTTGGGAAAAGTGTGCAACAACAGCCTGAATACTTTTTACTCCTCCTCCAACTACATGACTGTGGTCTTCCGGACTGATGGTTCTGTGGTCGGCCGAGGATTCAGTGCAGAGTTCATGAGCTCTCTGAAACCCACCTCAG GTCGAGTGGACTGTTCCTCAAACAACATGAACATTGTAATTGAGAGAAGCTATCTGAACTCTCTGGGCTATGATGGTCACAGTTTGTTCCTGGATGATCCACACTGCAGACCACAGGTATCCACATACCAGGTGGTCTTCAGCTTCCCCCTCAACACCTGTGGCAACATTAGAAAG TTTGATAATGGCAGAATTGTGTACACCAACAATGTCCGTGCCTACCCCTCCAACAACGGAGAGATCACCCGCCAGTCTCACCTCAAGATGAATGTGGCCTGTCTCATGGAGCAAGACTCAGTATCCCAGAACATATTTGCTATTCATCATGGTTCAAACAGCAGCATCACTGGTTCAGGCAGATATAATACCAGCATGGCTTTCTACACATCCAGCAGCTTCTATGATAAG GTGACTGAAGTTCCATATGAGGTAGCACTCAGCCAGGACTTGTATGTCCAAGTGGACCTGCAGGGGCGTGACAGCGCCCTCGTCCTCTTCCTGGACACCTGTGTAGCCTCACCATCACCCTTTGATTTCCATACCAGAGCTTACTACTTGGTTCGTGATGG ATGTCGTGTTGATAACACCTACTGGCCCATAAGTAGTGGCACCGAATCCTTGGCCCGTTTCACATTTAAGGCCTTCCAGTTCCTGCGGGCGACAGATACAGTGTACATCCAATGCAAGGTCCTTATATGTCCCGCATCAGATGGTAATTCACGCTGCCGCCGTGGTTGCAATGGACGTGCTATCAGAGACGTGTCATCAGAGCACAAAAGCCAAACAATAGTTGTGGGTCCGATTAAACTCAAAG AACCTGAGAAAAAGGGAGAATGA
- the agt gene encoding angiotensinogen — protein sequence MQTLQSPLLVLLLCCCLSGNLANRVYVHPFYLFAGENISCETLQDQTVKPLETLPVTPLDNIVLTPDSRDSSKLDAQRQNSTERKAVLAKLMNFLGLRIYDALSRKNSSNILLSPINTYGSLATLYLGASKKTANSFQLLLGLNRDTDREDCVSFVDGHKVLSTLQSFNSLVDDGPKDEITTQVWAFARKDAQLSEDFIQGTQDFSDTSFIRGVDFSKSQEAETLVNTFVEKTSNGKVKNVFKDLDPSSDLLFMSSFNFQGNWMTAFQPERTSLQEFHVDDTTTVMTPFMTSTGLYHYLNDKVRRCTVVKLSLSKRSHMLLVLPHEGVSLHDIESKLLTDVMSSWHQNLQEGLLELSLPKFSMSTVTDLRDLLANMNPVIETELLGSLAEFSQLSNIKPFTVNKAINKVLFEMSDKEAEPQDKKQEAGIPLKLSFNRPFFFSVAEGYFNSILILGKITNPTL from the exons ATGCAGACCCTACAGTCGCCTCTTCTAGTCCTCCTGCTGTGCTGCTGCCTCTCAGGAAACCTTGCCAACCGTGTCTACGTTCACCCCTTCTACCTTTTTGCTGGTGAGAATATCAGCTGTGAGACCCTGCAGGATCAAACTGTTAAGCCTCTGGAGACTCTTCCTGTTACTCCACTTGATAATATAGTCTTGACACCAGACAGCAGGGACTCATCAAAACTGGATGCTCAGAGGCAGAACTCCACAGAGAGAAAAGCAGTTTTGGCTAAACTGATGAACTTTTTGGGCCTGAGGATTTATGATGCGCTCAGCAGGAAGAACAGCAGCAACATCCTTCTCTCTCCAATAAACACTTACGGGTCACTTGCCACCCTCTACCTGGGAGCCTCCAAGAAAACAGCAAACTCTTTCCAG CTTCTTCTCGGCCTGAATCGTGACACAGACAGAGAAGACTGCGTATCCTTTGTGGACGGACACAAGGTTCTCAGTACCCTTCAGAGCTTTAACTCTCTGGTGGATGATGGACCTAAAGATGAAATCACTACGCAAGTCTGGGCCTTCGCCCGTAAGGATGCTCAACTCTCTGAGGACTTTATTCAAGGCACACAGGACTTCTCAGATACGTCATTCATCCGGGGTGTGGATTTCTCCAAATCCCAGGAAGCAGAGACGCTTGTGAACACCTTTGTGGAAAAGACTTCAAATGGGAAGGTGAAGAATGTCTTCAAAGATCTAGACCCAAGCAGCGACCTTCTGTTCATGTCCTCCTTCAACTTCCAAG GCAACTGGATGACAGCTTTCCAACCAGAGAGGACCTCCCTGCAGGAGTTTCACGTGGATGACACAACAACAGTAATGACTCCTTTTATGACCAGCACAGGTCTTTACCACTACCTAAATGATAAG GTGAGGAGGTGCACCGTTGTGAAGCTCTCTCTGAGCAAACGCTCCCATATGTTGTTGGTCCTGCCTCATGAAGGCGTCAGTCTCCATGACATCGAGTCAAAGCTGCTCACTGATGTCATGTCTAGCTGGCACCAAAACCTCCAGGAAGG tctctTGGAGCTGTCACTGCCAAAGTTTTCCATGTCAACTGTGACTGACCTGCGCGATTTGCTGGCAAACATGAATCCAGTTATCGAGACCGAGCTGTTGGGCTCCCTGGCTGAGTTCAGCCAGCTCAGCAACATCAAACCCTTCACTGTCAATAAG GCCATCAATAAGGTGCTGTTTGAGATGTCAGACAAAGAAGCAGAACCTCAGGACAAGAAACAGGAAGCAGGCATCCCTCTGAAGCTATCATTCAACAgacctttcttcttctctgttgctGAAGGATATTTTAACTCCATCCTCATTCTGGGCAAGATCACCAATCCTACTCTCTAA
- the cuzd1.2 gene encoding deleted in malignant brain tumors 1 protein isoform X2 — translation MWSLLFLCSVLSTIGVQGQTTMEMETEISSSSGAPCGGTMHGSSGTFYSPNYPSNYPNNAACTWYIRPGRPVVRLEFSSVNIECSHDDIYIYDDSNTGGRLLGTYCGSRETVFSSTGSYLTVRFSSDGTVNYSGFRANYKVVGGSCASNCGYQVGNCSCSDYCRHNGDCCPDHEIYCSETTYPPMTTAQPSCRHNCGRHMGSCSCSSSCQYNGNCCHDYYSYCPFTSVEPTTAQPSCRYNCGSHMGSCSCSSSCQYNGNCCHDYYSHCAATTPSGSCGGSLFGSGTFSSPNHPSYYFDNAYCVWHLRAAYDQRIFLAFTYLQLENCCSCDYISIYDGPSVNSKYLGKVCNNSLNTFYSSSNYMTVVFRTDGSVVGRGFSAEFMSSLKPTSGRVDCSSNNMNIVIERSYLNSLGYDGHSLFLDDPHCRPQVSTYQVVFSFPLNTCGNIRKFDNGRIVYTNNVRAYPSNNGEITRQSHLKMNVACLMEQDSVSQNIFAIHHGSNSSITGSGRYNTSMAFYTSSSFYDKVTEVPYEVALSQDLYVQVDLQGRDSALVLFLDTCVASPSPFDFHTRAYYLVRDGCRVDNTYWPISSGTESLARFTFKAFQFLRATDTVYIQCKVLICPASDGNSRCRRGCNGRAIRDVSSEHKSQTIVVGPIKLKEPEKKGE, via the exons ATGTGGTCACTCTTGTTTCTTTGCAGTGTGCTCTCCACAATTGGAGTGCAAG GACAGACAACAATggaaatggaaacagaaataTCAAGTTCTTCAG GGGCACCCTGTGGTGGGACCATGCATGGCAGCAGTGGCACTTTTTACAGCCCTAACTATCCAAGCAACTACCCAAACAATGCCGCCTGTACATGGTACATTAGACCTGGCCGTCCAGTTGTTCGACTTGAATTCAGCTCTGTGAA CATTGAGTGCAGTCATGATGACATTTACATCTATGATGACTCTAATACTGGAGGAAGGCTTCTGGGAACATACTGTGGATCAAGGGAGACCGTCTTCTCCTCAACTGGTTCTTACTTAACTGTGCGCTTCAGCAGTGATGGCACAGTGAACTACTCAGGGTTCCGTGCCAACTACAAAGTAGTGG GAGGTTCCTGTGCTTCCAACTGTGGATACCAAGTTGGAAACTGCTCCTGTTCTGATTACTGTAGACACAATGGGGACTGTTGTCCAGACCATGAAA tTTACTGCTCAGAAACCACCTATCCCCCAATGACCACAG CTCAGCCATCATGTCGTCACAACTGTGGTAGACACATGGGAAGCTGCTCCTGCTCAAGCTCCTGTCAGTACAATGGAAACTGTTGTCATGACTACTACT CTTACTGCCCATTTACCTCTGTCGAACCAACAACAG CTCAGCCATCATGTCGTTATAACTGTGGTAGTCACATGGGAAGCTGCTCCTGCTCAAGCTCCTGCCAATACAATGGAAACTGTTGTCATGACTACTACT CACACTGTGCAGCAACAACACCCTCAG GGTCATGTGGAGGTTCTCTGTTTGGCTCTGGCACCTTTTCCAGTCCGAACCATCCCTCGTACTACTTTGACAATGCCTATTGTGTCTGGCACCTCAGAGCTGCATATGACCAAAGAATTTTCCTGGCATTCACATACCTGCA ATTGGAGAACTGCTGCAGCTGCGACTACATTTCAATCTACGACGGGCCCTCTGTTAATTCAAAGTATTTGGGAAAAGTGTGCAACAACAGCCTGAATACTTTTTACTCCTCCTCCAACTACATGACTGTGGTCTTCCGGACTGATGGTTCTGTGGTCGGCCGAGGATTCAGTGCAGAGTTCATGAGCTCTCTGAAACCCACCTCAG GTCGAGTGGACTGTTCCTCAAACAACATGAACATTGTAATTGAGAGAAGCTATCTGAACTCTCTGGGCTATGATGGTCACAGTTTGTTCCTGGATGATCCACACTGCAGACCACAGGTATCCACATACCAGGTGGTCTTCAGCTTCCCCCTCAACACCTGTGGCAACATTAGAAAG TTTGATAATGGCAGAATTGTGTACACCAACAATGTCCGTGCCTACCCCTCCAACAACGGAGAGATCACCCGCCAGTCTCACCTCAAGATGAATGTGGCCTGTCTCATGGAGCAAGACTCAGTATCCCAGAACATATTTGCTATTCATCATGGTTCAAACAGCAGCATCACTGGTTCAGGCAGATATAATACCAGCATGGCTTTCTACACATCCAGCAGCTTCTATGATAAG GTGACTGAAGTTCCATATGAGGTAGCACTCAGCCAGGACTTGTATGTCCAAGTGGACCTGCAGGGGCGTGACAGCGCCCTCGTCCTCTTCCTGGACACCTGTGTAGCCTCACCATCACCCTTTGATTTCCATACCAGAGCTTACTACTTGGTTCGTGATGG ATGTCGTGTTGATAACACCTACTGGCCCATAAGTAGTGGCACCGAATCCTTGGCCCGTTTCACATTTAAGGCCTTCCAGTTCCTGCGGGCGACAGATACAGTGTACATCCAATGCAAGGTCCTTATATGTCCCGCATCAGATGGTAATTCACGCTGCCGCCGTGGTTGCAATGGACGTGCTATCAGAGACGTGTCATCAGAGCACAAAAGCCAAACAATAGTTGTGGGTCCGATTAAACTCAAAG AACCTGAGAAAAAGGGAGAATGA
- the cuzd1.2 gene encoding deleted in malignant brain tumors 1 protein isoform X4, with product MWSLLFLCSVLSTIGVQGQTTMEMETEISSSSGAPCGGTMHGSSGTFYSPNYPSNYPNNAACTWYIRPGRPVVRLEFSSVNIECSHDDIYIYDDSNTGGRLLGTYCGSRETVFSSTGSYLTVRFSSDGTVNYSGFRANYKVVGGSCASNCGYQVGNCSCSDYCRHNGDCCPDHEIYCSETTYPPMTTAQPSCRHNCGRHMGSCSCSSSCQYNGNCCHDYYSHCAATTPSGSCGGSLFGSGTFSSPNHPSYYFDNAYCVWHLRAAYDQRIFLAFTYLQLENCCSCDYISIYDGPSVNSKYLGKVCNNSLNTFYSSSNYMTVVFRTDGSVVGRGFSAEFMSSLKPTSGRVDCSSNNMNIVIERSYLNSLGYDGHSLFLDDPHCRPQVSTYQVVFSFPLNTCGNIRKFDNGRIVYTNNVRAYPSNNGEITRQSHLKMNVACLMEQDSVSQNIFAIHHGSNSSITGSGRYNTSMAFYTSSSFYDKVTEVPYEVALSQDLYVQVDLQGRDSALVLFLDTCVASPSPFDFHTRAYYLVRDGCRVDNTYWPISSGTESLARFTFKAFQFLRATDTVYIQCKVLICPASDGNSRCRRGCNGRAIRDVSSEHKSQTIVVGPIKLKEPEKKGE from the exons ATGTGGTCACTCTTGTTTCTTTGCAGTGTGCTCTCCACAATTGGAGTGCAAG GACAGACAACAATggaaatggaaacagaaataTCAAGTTCTTCAG GGGCACCCTGTGGTGGGACCATGCATGGCAGCAGTGGCACTTTTTACAGCCCTAACTATCCAAGCAACTACCCAAACAATGCCGCCTGTACATGGTACATTAGACCTGGCCGTCCAGTTGTTCGACTTGAATTCAGCTCTGTGAA CATTGAGTGCAGTCATGATGACATTTACATCTATGATGACTCTAATACTGGAGGAAGGCTTCTGGGAACATACTGTGGATCAAGGGAGACCGTCTTCTCCTCAACTGGTTCTTACTTAACTGTGCGCTTCAGCAGTGATGGCACAGTGAACTACTCAGGGTTCCGTGCCAACTACAAAGTAGTGG GAGGTTCCTGTGCTTCCAACTGTGGATACCAAGTTGGAAACTGCTCCTGTTCTGATTACTGTAGACACAATGGGGACTGTTGTCCAGACCATGAAA tTTACTGCTCAGAAACCACCTATCCCCCAATGACCACAG CTCAGCCATCATGTCGTCACAACTGTGGTAGACACATGGGAAGCTGCTCCTGCTCAAGCTCCTGTCAGTACAATGGAAACTGTTGTCATGACTACTACT CACACTGTGCAGCAACAACACCCTCAG GGTCATGTGGAGGTTCTCTGTTTGGCTCTGGCACCTTTTCCAGTCCGAACCATCCCTCGTACTACTTTGACAATGCCTATTGTGTCTGGCACCTCAGAGCTGCATATGACCAAAGAATTTTCCTGGCATTCACATACCTGCA ATTGGAGAACTGCTGCAGCTGCGACTACATTTCAATCTACGACGGGCCCTCTGTTAATTCAAAGTATTTGGGAAAAGTGTGCAACAACAGCCTGAATACTTTTTACTCCTCCTCCAACTACATGACTGTGGTCTTCCGGACTGATGGTTCTGTGGTCGGCCGAGGATTCAGTGCAGAGTTCATGAGCTCTCTGAAACCCACCTCAG GTCGAGTGGACTGTTCCTCAAACAACATGAACATTGTAATTGAGAGAAGCTATCTGAACTCTCTGGGCTATGATGGTCACAGTTTGTTCCTGGATGATCCACACTGCAGACCACAGGTATCCACATACCAGGTGGTCTTCAGCTTCCCCCTCAACACCTGTGGCAACATTAGAAAG TTTGATAATGGCAGAATTGTGTACACCAACAATGTCCGTGCCTACCCCTCCAACAACGGAGAGATCACCCGCCAGTCTCACCTCAAGATGAATGTGGCCTGTCTCATGGAGCAAGACTCAGTATCCCAGAACATATTTGCTATTCATCATGGTTCAAACAGCAGCATCACTGGTTCAGGCAGATATAATACCAGCATGGCTTTCTACACATCCAGCAGCTTCTATGATAAG GTGACTGAAGTTCCATATGAGGTAGCACTCAGCCAGGACTTGTATGTCCAAGTGGACCTGCAGGGGCGTGACAGCGCCCTCGTCCTCTTCCTGGACACCTGTGTAGCCTCACCATCACCCTTTGATTTCCATACCAGAGCTTACTACTTGGTTCGTGATGG ATGTCGTGTTGATAACACCTACTGGCCCATAAGTAGTGGCACCGAATCCTTGGCCCGTTTCACATTTAAGGCCTTCCAGTTCCTGCGGGCGACAGATACAGTGTACATCCAATGCAAGGTCCTTATATGTCCCGCATCAGATGGTAATTCACGCTGCCGCCGTGGTTGCAATGGACGTGCTATCAGAGACGTGTCATCAGAGCACAAAAGCCAAACAATAGTTGTGGGTCCGATTAAACTCAAAG AACCTGAGAAAAAGGGAGAATGA
- the cuzd1.2 gene encoding deleted in malignant brain tumors 1 protein isoform X3 yields the protein MWSLLFLCSVLSTIGVQGQTTMEMETEISSSSGAPCGGTMHGSSGTFYSPNYPSNYPNNAACTWYIRPGRPVVRLEFSSVNIECSHDDIYIYDDSNTGGRLLGTYCGSRETVFSSTGSYLTVRFSSDGTVNYSGFRANYKVVGGSCASNCGYQVGNCSCSDYCRHNGDCCPDHEIYCSETTYPPMTTAQPSCRHNCGRHMGSCSCSSSCQYNGNCCHDYYSHCAATTPSVGSCGGSLFGSGTFSSPNHPSYYFDNAYCVWHLRAAYDQRIFLAFTYLQLENCCSCDYISIYDGPSVNSKYLGKVCNNSLNTFYSSSNYMTVVFRTDGSVVGRGFSAEFMSSLKPTSGRVDCSSNNMNIVIERSYLNSLGYDGHSLFLDDPHCRPQVSTYQVVFSFPLNTCGNIRKFDNGRIVYTNNVRAYPSNNGEITRQSHLKMNVACLMEQDSVSQNIFAIHHGSNSSITGSGRYNTSMAFYTSSSFYDKVTEVPYEVALSQDLYVQVDLQGRDSALVLFLDTCVASPSPFDFHTRAYYLVRDGCRVDNTYWPISSGTESLARFTFKAFQFLRATDTVYIQCKVLICPASDGNSRCRRGCNGRAIRDVSSEHKSQTIVVGPIKLKEPEKKGE from the exons ATGTGGTCACTCTTGTTTCTTTGCAGTGTGCTCTCCACAATTGGAGTGCAAG GACAGACAACAATggaaatggaaacagaaataTCAAGTTCTTCAG GGGCACCCTGTGGTGGGACCATGCATGGCAGCAGTGGCACTTTTTACAGCCCTAACTATCCAAGCAACTACCCAAACAATGCCGCCTGTACATGGTACATTAGACCTGGCCGTCCAGTTGTTCGACTTGAATTCAGCTCTGTGAA CATTGAGTGCAGTCATGATGACATTTACATCTATGATGACTCTAATACTGGAGGAAGGCTTCTGGGAACATACTGTGGATCAAGGGAGACCGTCTTCTCCTCAACTGGTTCTTACTTAACTGTGCGCTTCAGCAGTGATGGCACAGTGAACTACTCAGGGTTCCGTGCCAACTACAAAGTAGTGG GAGGTTCCTGTGCTTCCAACTGTGGATACCAAGTTGGAAACTGCTCCTGTTCTGATTACTGTAGACACAATGGGGACTGTTGTCCAGACCATGAAA tTTACTGCTCAGAAACCACCTATCCCCCAATGACCACAG CTCAGCCATCATGTCGTCACAACTGTGGTAGACACATGGGAAGCTGCTCCTGCTCAAGCTCCTGTCAGTACAATGGAAACTGTTGTCATGACTACTACT CACACTGTGCAGCAACAACACCCTCAG TAGGGTCATGTGGAGGTTCTCTGTTTGGCTCTGGCACCTTTTCCAGTCCGAACCATCCCTCGTACTACTTTGACAATGCCTATTGTGTCTGGCACCTCAGAGCTGCATATGACCAAAGAATTTTCCTGGCATTCACATACCTGCA ATTGGAGAACTGCTGCAGCTGCGACTACATTTCAATCTACGACGGGCCCTCTGTTAATTCAAAGTATTTGGGAAAAGTGTGCAACAACAGCCTGAATACTTTTTACTCCTCCTCCAACTACATGACTGTGGTCTTCCGGACTGATGGTTCTGTGGTCGGCCGAGGATTCAGTGCAGAGTTCATGAGCTCTCTGAAACCCACCTCAG GTCGAGTGGACTGTTCCTCAAACAACATGAACATTGTAATTGAGAGAAGCTATCTGAACTCTCTGGGCTATGATGGTCACAGTTTGTTCCTGGATGATCCACACTGCAGACCACAGGTATCCACATACCAGGTGGTCTTCAGCTTCCCCCTCAACACCTGTGGCAACATTAGAAAG TTTGATAATGGCAGAATTGTGTACACCAACAATGTCCGTGCCTACCCCTCCAACAACGGAGAGATCACCCGCCAGTCTCACCTCAAGATGAATGTGGCCTGTCTCATGGAGCAAGACTCAGTATCCCAGAACATATTTGCTATTCATCATGGTTCAAACAGCAGCATCACTGGTTCAGGCAGATATAATACCAGCATGGCTTTCTACACATCCAGCAGCTTCTATGATAAG GTGACTGAAGTTCCATATGAGGTAGCACTCAGCCAGGACTTGTATGTCCAAGTGGACCTGCAGGGGCGTGACAGCGCCCTCGTCCTCTTCCTGGACACCTGTGTAGCCTCACCATCACCCTTTGATTTCCATACCAGAGCTTACTACTTGGTTCGTGATGG ATGTCGTGTTGATAACACCTACTGGCCCATAAGTAGTGGCACCGAATCCTTGGCCCGTTTCACATTTAAGGCCTTCCAGTTCCTGCGGGCGACAGATACAGTGTACATCCAATGCAAGGTCCTTATATGTCCCGCATCAGATGGTAATTCACGCTGCCGCCGTGGTTGCAATGGACGTGCTATCAGAGACGTGTCATCAGAGCACAAAAGCCAAACAATAGTTGTGGGTCCGATTAAACTCAAAG AACCTGAGAAAAAGGGAGAATGA